The Zavarzinia compransoris genome includes the window TCGAGGCCAGCGTGTAGTTCGCCGCGTCGGGGCCGGTCAGGGTCAGGCCGGTGACCGTCACCGTCTTGCCGGTGCCCACAGTCTTGGTGTCGTAGATGCCGGCCGTCACCGGGGTCAGGGTCACGGCTTCCGTGCCCAGGACGCCCGCGAGGCTGAGGTTACCCGTGGTCAGGGTCGCGGTCGTGGTGCCGTCGTAGACCTTGCTCGCCGTGCCGGTCAGGCTCGCCGTCAGGGCCTTCGCCGTGATCGTCCCGATCGNCCGGTCAGGCTCGCCGTCAGGGCCTTCGCCGTGATCGTCCCGATCGTGCCGGTGACCGTGGTCGAGGCCAGCATATAGTTGGCGGCGTCGGTGCCGGTCAGGGTCAGGCCCGTCACGGTCACGGTCTTGCCGGTGCCCACAGTCTTGGTGTCGTAGGTGCCCGTGGTCACCGGCGTCAGGCTGACCGCTTCCGTGCCTAGGACGCCGGTGAGGCCGAAGTTACCCGTGGTCAGCGTCGCGGTCGTGGTGCCGTCGTAGACCTTGCTCGCCGTGCCGGTCAGGCTCGCCGTCAGGGCCTTCGCCGTGATCGTCCCGATCGCACCGGTGACCGTGGTCGACGGCAGCGTGTAGTTCCCGGCGTCGGAGCCGGTCAGGGTCAGGCCGGTGACCGTCACCCCCTTGCCGGTGCCCACGGTCTTCGTGTCGTAGGTGCCCGTGGTCACAGGGGTCAGGCTGACCGCTTCCG containing:
- a CDS encoding YDG domain-containing protein, which produces MGTITAKALTASLTGTASKVYDGTTTATLTTGNLSLAGVLGTEAVTLTPVTAGIYDTKTVGTGKTVTVTGLTLTGPDAANYTLAS